From the genome of Pseudarthrobacter sp. NIBRBAC000502772:
CAGGTCGCTGTAATCCGTGGAGTCCTTCTGTGTAGCCATGATGCTCCCTTGATTCACTCGTGGGTGAAGCCCAGGATGCCAAGTCTACTGATGACCGGTGTCACGGCAGGGCGTCAGGAAACCCTTTTCAGGAAGGCAGAGGCGTGCGCTTCGAGGCCCTTGCCGGGCTGCGATGTTCCGCCGGTGGCCACGTCCCAGCGCCAGAGCAGGTTGCCGTCCACCAGTCCGAAGATCCGGGTGGCCGCGCTGTAGTCCTTGGAATGGCTGCCGCGCATCACCATGTCGGTGGTCAGCTGGATCTGCGGGCCCTTGATCTGCCCGTAGTAGAGCTCGGAGATCCCGCCGGGATGTGAGATGGACACCGAGATATCGAACCCGCCGTCTTTATTGCGGAGCGCTTCGACTTCATCGGCGCTCTTAAGAGCGGGAACAATATCGGCCGGAATCAGGCCCGGTCCGCCGTCGGCATCAAGCTGTTTGCGCTCCAGCGCCCAAAAACCGGTCTCAACCGTCAGCGGCCGCAGGCGCGTGCCGTCGTCGTCGGTTAACCAGCTCTCCGCGCGGTACTGAAGATACGGCAAGCCGTTGTGCGTGAAGGAGACATGCTGGAGGAAGTGCTCCGAGTCCTCGTCCCCGCTGCCGAGACGGCCGCTGCCTTCCCACTCACCAATGAGCCAGGAAAGCGGAACAAGTTCCGGTGTCAGGTCTGTCGGAATTTCTATCGGCACGGCAAATTACCTCAGGAAAAGTGCTAGCTCGTTGAACGGGTTTACTTCTGGCCTTTGAAGAGGCGGTAAACCACAAAGCCGGCGAACCAGGCCATGGACAGGCTGGCGATGCCGAGCAGGACGAGGAAGAAGATTTCAAATGCAAGAACGGACATGATGCCATCCTAACCGGTTAGTAGATGAGTAGTTTGTCTATGAAGTAAGCCAGGGAGCCCACGGCCGAAACCGGCGCAAGGCCCATGCTAACCGCAGCCAGAAGATTCAGCGGACCGCCGCGGAGTGTTACGAGTCGGCGGAAGCTGACCAGCACGGCGCCCACCACAACACCGAAGGTCGCCGCCGGCAGAACGGCAATATCGGAGAAGACCAGGCCGGCGAGCGGCCCGGCAAGTCCTGCCATCACGATGCCGAGGGGGGCCACGATGCTGTCCGGCCAGCGGATCAGGCCGGCCAGCAGAGCCACGGCAGCGCTGACGGCTGCCACCAGGAGCATCTCCCGCACGCCGTTGAAGCGCGCGCCGGCAATCCAGCCTGCCCCCAGGCACGAGAGGAGCACTCCGGCGCAGCAGCCCAGGGTGGACTCAAGCCGTTGGGCCTGGCCCGTGCCTCGGATGAGCTGCACCACAAACACAGCCATCATTCCCAACGCCATGAACGCCGGTGTCCAGTCCAGAAAACCCGGGGCGGGGACAAAACCGGCAGCGAGCGCCGATCCGACGCCGGGCAGCGCAATGACGGCTGCAAGGGTCTTTTTCGCGGGGATGCGCAGGAAATGGGGCCAGCCGATGCCTACTGCCACAGCGATCACCACAGCGACGCCGATGAGTACCTCGCGTGAGATGTAGACGCCGGCGATGATCGCTACGAGTCCCGCCACTCCGACAACACCGATGACCCACGAGCCCAGCGACTTTGCCGGGGCCTGCACCTCGGCGGTCATCGGGAACCCGGCCGGCCGGTTCGCTTCGGCTTCGACTCTGCACTCAATTCGTGGCATCCCATTCTGGCTGTGGACCCGGCGGCTCGGCCTTCGGTGTCAGGGCGTTCTGCCCGACGGTACAATCCTGCCTTATGTGACCCGGATATGTCGCAAAACGAAGGTTTGACGGGGCGGAATCCGTGCTGTCGTGCAGGGCGATGGGTATACTCAGAGTTCAGCTACGCTTCCTGCTACGGATGCCGGCCGGATAGATTATTAGTCGGCCAAGTCCGCTGCAGCGGAGATAGTACCGGCCGGTGAAAACCCGGTTCAGTCGCCCAAAGATGCGCGGACGCCCCTTGGAGGAACAATGTCGCACATCCTGCTATTGACGAACAGCACCGGTTCTTCGGTAGACATTCTGCCTGCCCTGGAATTGCTGAACCACCGCGTGCATATCCTCGCCGCGGAACCCACAGCCCTGCTGGAGACCGATCCCTGCGATATTGTGCTTCTCGACGCCCGCAAGGACCTGGTGGGCGCCCGCTCCCTCACCCAGCTGCTCAAGGCCACAGGTCTGAGCGCACCCCTGGTCCTGATCCTGACCGAGGGCGGCATGGCCGCTGTTTCTTCGGCCTGGGCCGTGGATGACATCGTGCTCGATTCAGCCGGTCCCGCCGAAGTGGAAGCCCGCATCAGGCTCTCCGTGGCGCGTGCAGTGCCGGACAAGGATGACGCCCCCACGGAGATCCGGGCGGCAGGCGTGGTCATCGATGAAGCTAGCTACACTGCCCGCGTCAACGGCGCCCCGCTGAACCTGACGTTCAAGGAATTCGAACTCCTCAAATACCTGGCCCAGCACCCCGGCCGCGTCTTCACCCGCCAGCAACTGCTCACCGAAGTGTGGGGCTATGACTACTACGGCGGCACGCGCACCGTGGATGTCCACGTCCGGCGGCTGCGGGCCAAACTCGGTGCGGACCACGAAAACCTGATCAGCACGGTCCGGAACGTCGGCTACCGCCTGACCCTGGTGCGGCAGCAGGAAGACGAACTGACGGAAGCCTGACACCGTTCCGACAGGAACAGCCCCGGACCTCTGGTCCGGGGCTGTTCCTGTCTTAGTGATGCTGTATTTGTGGAGGACATACGGGTCGAACGTATCGAGGCCACCCCACTGGTGGATCCCCCTCGTTTCCCACCGTTACCGGCGGGTGAGATATCGACTATACGTGCCCGCCCCGGGGCCATCAAATCGGAGCGCCTTCCGGCCGGGGCGTATAGCCTAGCCTCATGAGTCCTGCGCACCCGGAAAAATGGCCCGTCCTTATCGTCCACGGCGGTCTGGAAGAACAGCTGCTGAAGGACTCCGTGGCGCTCCTCGCAGCTGCCGAAGAGTCTGACGGCAACCCCTCACTTTCCGAGCAAACGGTGGTAACGCTCCGTGCCGGTGACTCCGCCGAGCATTCCCTCCTGACCCTGGCGCTCTACGCGCCGGACGAGGACTCCGATCCCTCCTCCGGCCAGGACCTGGCCGGGTTTGCCGTTGTTGTGGAGGAGCCTGACGGCAGCGGAGTGCTGGAAATTGCCGTCCACCCCAGCTACCGCAACCAGGGCGTGGCGGACAGGCTTGTCGGCGCACTGCAGTCGGGGCGAGGCCTGGATGGGCTGAAGGCCTGGTCCCACGGCAACCATGAGGCAGCCGCGGACCTCGCCGCCCGCTACGGCTACGGTCCGGTGCGCGAACTCTGGAAGATGAGGCTGACCACCGCCACGGCAGAACTGCCCGACGTCGGCCTGCCGGATGGCGTCACGCTCCGCCCCTTTGTGCCGGGCAAGGACGAGGACCGCTGGCTGGCTGCGAACCGCGCCGCATTTGCCCACCACCCCGAGCAGGGCTCGATGTCCCGCGCGGACTTGGATGCCCGCATGGCCGAGGACTGGTTTGATCCCGCCGGCTTTCTGTTGGCCGTGGACGCCGAGGACCGGTTGCTGGGATTCCACTGGACCAAGGTGCATCCGCGCCACGGCGCCCACCCGGCGATTGGCGAGGTCTACGCTGTTGGTGTCACGCCGGCCGCGCAGGGTATGGGCCTGGGTAAAGCCCTCACAGTGGCTGGCATCAGGCATCTGCAGGGTCTGGGGCTTCACGCCGTCATGCTCTACACGGATGCCGACAACACCGCTGCCGTTTCCCTCTACCGGGGCCTGGGCTTCACACGCTGGGATATGGACGTGATGTACGGACCGCTGGCCTCCGTTTAGTGGCACCCGGGTGAGTTATCCCACTCGTGTGACTAACGACTTCAGGTGGCCCGAAATCTAGGGC
Proteins encoded in this window:
- a CDS encoding FABP family protein, with the translated sequence MPIEIPTDLTPELVPLSWLIGEWEGSGRLGSGDEDSEHFLQHVSFTHNGLPYLQYRAESWLTDDDGTRLRPLTVETGFWALERKQLDADGGPGLIPADIVPALKSADEVEALRNKDGGFDISVSISHPGGISELYYGQIKGPQIQLTTDMVMRGSHSKDYSAATRIFGLVDGNLLWRWDVATGGTSQPGKGLEAHASAFLKRVS
- a CDS encoding permease, translating into MTAEVQAPAKSLGSWVIGVVGVAGLVAIIAGVYISREVLIGVAVVIAVAVGIGWPHFLRIPAKKTLAAVIALPGVGSALAAGFVPAPGFLDWTPAFMALGMMAVFVVQLIRGTGQAQRLESTLGCCAGVLLSCLGAGWIAGARFNGVREMLLVAAVSAAVALLAGLIRWPDSIVAPLGIVMAGLAGPLAGLVFSDIAVLPAATFGVVVGAVLVSFRRLVTLRGGPLNLLAAVSMGLAPVSAVGSLAYFIDKLLIY
- the mshD gene encoding mycothiol synthase → MSPAHPEKWPVLIVHGGLEEQLLKDSVALLAAAEESDGNPSLSEQTVVTLRAGDSAEHSLLTLALYAPDEDSDPSSGQDLAGFAVVVEEPDGSGVLEIAVHPSYRNQGVADRLVGALQSGRGLDGLKAWSHGNHEAAADLAARYGYGPVRELWKMRLTTATAELPDVGLPDGVTLRPFVPGKDEDRWLAANRAAFAHHPEQGSMSRADLDARMAEDWFDPAGFLLAVDAEDRLLGFHWTKVHPRHGAHPAIGEVYAVGVTPAAQGMGLGKALTVAGIRHLQGLGLHAVMLYTDADNTAAVSLYRGLGFTRWDMDVMYGPLASV
- a CDS encoding response regulator transcription factor; protein product: MSHILLLTNSTGSSVDILPALELLNHRVHILAAEPTALLETDPCDIVLLDARKDLVGARSLTQLLKATGLSAPLVLILTEGGMAAVSSAWAVDDIVLDSAGPAEVEARIRLSVARAVPDKDDAPTEIRAAGVVIDEASYTARVNGAPLNLTFKEFELLKYLAQHPGRVFTRQQLLTEVWGYDYYGGTRTVDVHVRRLRAKLGADHENLISTVRNVGYRLTLVRQQEDELTEA